Proteins from a genomic interval of Meiothermus sp.:
- a CDS encoding ATP-binding cassette domain-containing protein has product MSQIRAEHLSKFYPVALKEPGFVGTIRHFLKRKYRQVEAVKDVSFQIEPGEMVGFLGPNGAGKTTTLKLLSGLIHPSTGRLEVAGHQPFKREYAFLRKITLVMGNKQQLIWDLPAADSFRVNAAVYEIPEGEFKKRVAELSEMLALEGKLNQPVRKLSLGERMKAELLAALLHRPQVLFLDEPTLGLDVNAQVAVREFLLEYNRRYRATILLTSHYMADITALCERVLMIHQGRLIYDGGLEGLLERFAPYREVHIQLGKPIEKDRLEQFGEVRAWEGLEARLLVRREDLVHRVSRMLHELPIDDLEVREPAIEEVIGRVFADTRLVTDG; this is encoded by the coding sequence GTGAGCCAGATCCGGGCCGAACACCTCTCCAAGTTCTATCCGGTGGCCCTCAAAGAGCCTGGTTTTGTGGGCACCATCCGGCACTTCCTCAAGCGCAAATACCGGCAGGTCGAAGCCGTCAAAGACGTCTCTTTCCAGATTGAACCAGGGGAGATGGTGGGCTTTTTGGGGCCCAACGGGGCTGGCAAAACCACCACCCTCAAGCTTTTGTCGGGCCTGATTCACCCCAGCACGGGGCGGCTCGAGGTCGCCGGACACCAGCCCTTCAAACGGGAGTACGCTTTCTTGCGCAAGATTACCCTGGTGATGGGCAACAAGCAGCAGCTCATCTGGGATCTGCCGGCGGCCGACAGTTTCCGGGTCAACGCCGCGGTGTACGAGATTCCCGAGGGCGAGTTTAAGAAGCGGGTGGCCGAGCTAAGCGAGATGCTCGCGCTCGAGGGTAAGCTGAACCAGCCGGTGCGCAAGCTCAGCCTGGGGGAGCGCATGAAGGCCGAGCTGCTGGCCGCGCTCTTGCACCGGCCCCAGGTGCTGTTTCTGGACGAGCCCACGCTGGGGCTGGACGTGAACGCCCAGGTGGCGGTGCGGGAGTTTTTGCTCGAGTACAACCGGCGCTACCGGGCCACCATCCTGCTCACCAGCCACTACATGGCCGACATCACCGCGCTGTGCGAGCGAGTGCTGATGATCCACCAGGGCCGGCTCATCTACGACGGGGGGTTGGAGGGTTTGCTCGAGCGCTTCGCCCCCTACCGCGAGGTGCACATTCAGCTTGGAAAGCCCATCGAGAAAGACCGCCTGGAACAGTTCGGCGAGGTGCGGGCCTGGGAGGGGCTCGAGGCCCGGCTGCTGGTGCGGCGGGAAGACCTGGTTCACCGGGTGAGCCGGATGCTGCACGAACTCCCCATAGACGACCTGGAAGTGCGGGAGCCGGCCATCGAAGAGGTAATCGGGCGGGTTTTTGCCGATACCCGGCTGGTAACCGATGGTTAG
- a CDS encoding glycerol-3-phosphate dehydrogenase/oxidase — MERTQLLEKLASETFDLLVIGGGATGAGVALEAASRGLKTALVERYDFAEGTSSRSTKLIHGGVRYLELAIKTFDKVQLNLVRDALHERAIMLRNAPHLARPLWLLTPLYRVWEVPYYYTGLKLYDLLAGRARLQPAQYISAQGTLERFPAVNPDGLKGAVAYQDGQFDDARFNVELALTAVQQGAVVLNHLEVTGLLKQNGRLSGAAVKDRLSAKEIEVSARVIVNATGPFSDHIRRLDDPEAPPLLKASSGIHIVLDKKYSPSDTGLLIPKTEDGRVVFVLPWLGGTLVGTTDDPAPIVDHPRVSEAEIEYVLRQVRPYLGAIPREAVRASWSGLRPLVSRPDADTARLARDHLIQESASGLLTLTGGKWTTYRKMALDLVNYAAKKFGLPAGESRTEQLPLIGGQGFEPEGARKLEEMGLPPDVARHLHRAYGARAQVVAQIAMEGYNNRLVQAWPYLEAEVIYAVRHEMARTPLDVLARRTRLAFLDTSAALGAVPRVAELMGRELGWDADKVVLEQEKARSQILEAI; from the coding sequence ATGGAGCGCACCCAACTGCTGGAGAAACTCGCCTCGGAAACCTTCGACCTGCTGGTGATTGGGGGTGGGGCCACCGGGGCTGGGGTGGCCCTGGAAGCCGCCAGCCGGGGCCTCAAAACCGCCCTGGTCGAACGCTACGACTTTGCCGAGGGCACCTCGAGCCGAAGTACCAAGCTGATTCACGGGGGGGTGCGCTACCTCGAGCTTGCCATCAAAACCTTTGACAAAGTACAGCTCAACCTGGTGCGCGACGCCCTGCACGAACGGGCCATCATGCTCAGGAACGCCCCCCACCTGGCCCGGCCCCTCTGGCTCCTGACCCCTCTGTACAGGGTGTGGGAGGTGCCCTACTACTACACCGGGCTGAAGCTCTACGACCTGCTGGCCGGCCGGGCGCGCCTACAGCCCGCGCAGTACATCAGCGCCCAAGGAACCCTCGAGCGCTTCCCCGCGGTCAACCCCGACGGCCTCAAGGGTGCAGTGGCCTACCAGGACGGGCAGTTCGATGATGCCCGCTTCAACGTGGAGCTGGCCCTGACCGCTGTGCAGCAGGGTGCAGTGGTGCTCAACCACCTGGAAGTAACCGGGTTGCTCAAGCAAAACGGCAGACTATCGGGCGCTGCCGTCAAAGACCGCCTGTCTGCAAAGGAAATCGAGGTTTCTGCTCGGGTGATCGTCAACGCCACCGGCCCCTTTTCGGACCATATCCGGCGCCTGGACGACCCCGAGGCCCCCCCTTTGCTCAAAGCCAGCTCGGGCATTCACATCGTGCTGGACAAAAAATACAGCCCTTCCGATACCGGTTTGCTAATCCCCAAAACCGAGGACGGACGGGTGGTGTTCGTGCTGCCCTGGCTGGGGGGAACCCTGGTGGGCACCACCGATGATCCCGCCCCGATTGTAGATCACCCCAGGGTGAGCGAAGCGGAGATTGAGTACGTGCTCAGACAGGTAAGGCCCTACCTGGGTGCGATCCCCAGGGAGGCGGTGCGCGCGAGCTGGTCGGGCCTGCGCCCGCTGGTCTCGCGTCCGGATGCCGACACCGCCCGGCTGGCCCGCGACCACCTGATTCAGGAGAGCGCCTCGGGCCTTTTAACCCTAACTGGTGGCAAGTGGACTACCTACCGCAAGATGGCGCTGGATCTGGTGAACTACGCCGCTAAGAAATTTGGCTTGCCAGCAGGTGAATCGCGCACCGAGCAGCTCCCGCTGATAGGCGGACAGGGCTTTGAACCCGAGGGGGCCCGAAAGCTCGAAGAGATGGGACTTCCCCCAGATGTGGCCCGGCACCTGCACCGGGCCTATGGTGCCCGCGCCCAGGTTGTGGCCCAAATTGCCATGGAAGGCTACAACAACCGGCTGGTGCAGGCCTGGCCCTACCTCGAGGCCGAGGTCATCTATGCCGTCCGCCACGAGATGGCCCGAACCCCCCTCGACGTGCTGGCCCGCCGCACCCGGCTGGCC